The Candidatus Poribacteria bacterium sequence TAGGTCAAGGTTTGTTAAAACTCCCTCCGGCAGGTATGAACCCGTCCCGGTAATTGCTGTATGTCGAGCCATTATGATAGCGTCCTTTTTGGTTTCAGCCGTTATTTAATCCCACAGTTGAAGCTGATTATAGTATAGGCTTAAGCTTCTTCAGCCGTTTTCACCACAACCCGCCCGTTATAGTATCCACAGCTCGGACAAACACGATGAGATAGGATTGTTTCTGAACAGTGGGGACATGTTGAAACAAATTTTTCCCCAAGTGCATGGTGGCTTCTTCGCATTCGTTTTTTTGATTTTGAGGTTCGACGTTTTGGATGTGCCATAGGTTATCTCCTTATTATCGCATGAATTTTGTATTTTGACGCAAGTTGCTGCTTGTTGTTTCGATGCCTTTCTGAATCGTGATGCGTAATGCGTAAGAAGTTCATTATGGATGCCTTGGTGCAAATAACAAACTAATGAACTCTTAGGGGGTTACAGCATACTTTGCCCCGATGAATCGGGATTCAAAGCAGATGCTTACTACTAGCAATTTGCGTTATTTTAGCATCAGACAAATCAGTTTTCAAGCGCACGGTCAGACTGATCTAGCAAATCCGCCAAAGCAGCAAATGGCGAGGAACTCTCTTCAGAGATCTGACAACCACAGTCAACAACATTTCGATTTTCTCCACATTGCGGGCAGAGTCCCTTACATTCCTCCGAGCAGAGAGGCCAGTTCGGAATTTCGAGCATGAGGCTTTGCCGGACCTCCTCCGATAAATCGATTGTATCTCCCAAATAATACCGCTCGCCGGTATCCGCATGCCATGGCTCAGAAGGCGTAGCCACATCGGTTGGATAAAATTGGGCTTCGATATCCCCCGAAACAGTCGTTGCAAACGGCTCAACACAGCAACGACACTCGACCTCAACCGATGCTGAAAAACTCCCTTTCACATAAACATCTTCCACGCGGCGTGAGAGTTCGAGATGTCCGTGAATATCTGCAACAAAATGTGCTTCTTCTAGCGCTAAATCAATTTCCGCCGAAGGCACCCAAACTTCACGGCGTGTGATTTGGCTGTCAGAAATTTCTCTAACAATGAATTCGAGCGTTTTCACAAAGAAGTGCCCCCGAGTTCAAATCGATCGTGAATTGTACGCACAGCACGTTCCGTTTCACTCTCATCAATCACACAAGAAATTGTGATTTCTGAAGAACTAATCATCTGAATATTGATATTTGCATCAGCGAGAGCTTGGAACATTCGGGCAGCGATACCCACATGACTCTTCATCCCAATTCCGACTAACGACACCTGCGCAATGTTTTTGTCTGGGCTAACGCTGGCGAAACCCACTTCGCTTTTGAGTCCTTCGATGATTTTAATTGTTGCTTGCAGGTCCTTCTCAGTAACTGTAAACGCTATGTCGGCTGTATAACCATATCAATACTGATGTGGGCATCAGCAACTGCCTGAAAAATACGCGCCGCGATCCCCGGTATGTCCGGCACACCGAGCAGCGATACCTTTGCTTGGTCTTTATCAGAGGTCACCGCACTGACAACAACTTCTTCTATCATCTCGTCTTCCTTTACCACCATTGTGCCTTCGGCTTCGCTGAAGCTAGAGCGGACGCAAAGATGAACACTAAATTTCTTCGCAAGCTCTACACATCGAGAGTGCAAGACCCTTGCACCAAGTCTCGCCATCTCAAGCATTTCATCATGAGTAATCTGGTCGTGCTTACGGGCATTTGGAACGACACGTGGGTCTGCTGTGTAAACGCCTTCTACATCCGTATAAATATCACAACGATCAGCCTCTAACGTTGCGGCAATGGCAACAGCAGTGGTATCGGAGGCACCTCGTCCGAGGGTCGTAATCTCGTTATCAATGGTTACCCCCTGAAAACCCGCTAGTATAACAATCCTTCCACGCTCAAGTTCCGATAGGATGCGCCCTTTGTTGATGCTCTGAATTCGGGCATTGCTATAGAAGCCGCTGGTGATGATGCCGACCTGCGTCCCTGTGAGGGAGATTGCTTCGTATCCAAGTTCTGAAACCGCCATCGCCAACAAGGCAATTGAAACCTGTTCACCGGTGGACAGCAGCATGTCAAGTTCCCGTTCAGGGGGATCTACAGAGATCTCGTGGGCAAGTCGAATCAGATTATCAGTCGTATCTCCCATCGCAGACACGGCGACAACAACAGCGTGTCCACCCTCATGTGTCAGTGCGATTCGCTTGGCAACATTTTTGATCTTTGTAGCATCCGCGACTGAGCTCCCACCAAATTTTTGGACAATGATTCCCACACTTATTAACCTCTTGGCTTATGTTAAGAAATCGTGCAACAGAAACCGAGACGTGATGCGTGAAACGTGATATTGGAAGAATGGAAGAGAATCTAACGCAAGTGCTTGCATCCCGATCTATCGAGGGACGCCATGACGCAGAGAAAAAAAGCGGAAAACGCGCAGAAGCCTTTGTCCTGTTTTCCCGTTTTCATCTTCTTTGGGTCCCCGCGCCTTTGCGTTTGATTTAACCCATCCTTGCACACCATGACTTACTGCTATTGTCCACCATCTGCAAGCCAAGCCGAGCCGGGCTACTTGGCGATTACCATCCGTCTCGTGGCAGTATAATCCCCGGCGGACAGGTGATAGAAATACACACCGCTTGCCACCGGCTCACCCAACTCGTTTCTCCCATCCCAATAGACCGCCTTTGACCGACTCTCGTAGACCGCCGCAATCCGATGCCCAACGTCGAGCCTACGGACCACTCGACCTCCTCCGTCATAGATGGTCAACGTGACGAAGGCATCCTCCGCCAACCGGTACGGTATCCATGTCTCTGGGTTGAACGGATTCGGATAGTTTCGCAACAACGCCGTCTCTACCGGTATCTCGTAGGCAACTAATGCAGGCAACTGAATCCAGCTCCGCTTCACATCTTCAGCCATTACGGTATACCATAATGGCTGAACCCCGACAAACGGCTCTGAGGATTGCACAGAGATTTCGAGGATATCCCCAATCATAGCCGCCTGTCCCGTCTCTATGTCAACAACGGTGAGTTGATAGCCAACCCCTTCATTTCCGGTCATACCGGTAACCGCTCTGCCAGTCGTAGACTCTCGGTCTTTGATCGGAGTTGAAAGGTTCTTGACGGTCACCTGGAAACCCGACCCCGACTGTAGGTGGTGGGACAAGATGCCCCACCTACGGCTGGGGTCGGGTGAAACGATTGACCCTCTCACCGCCAAAACAGGAGTCGTATCCCCCACTTCAACACCCGTGCTTGCCATCGGCGGAGCGGCATCCGTTCCTGAGACGTTAGTCCATCCCTCACCGGAGATAGCCATTGTCGCAGCCTCCCGAGCGATTAGGATAAAGGATTGTCCCCCCGTGATGGGGATATCGCCGGGATCGCCTGCCCGCCCGACTGTCTTGAACGCCCCGTTATCTGAAACGATAATCACAGGGACGTTGTCCCGAATCCCATCGAGTGCGAACAGGTCACTCACCCGGGCTATCCTTGAATCTTTCAATGGCACACCCACTAGGTTGGTGCCCCGGTTCAAGGTAATGGTGCTATTTCCGTTTGTACCCAGCGCGTTGCCACTTAGACGAAGGGTCACGGCTTGGGTCATAATGGCAACGATACCGATCTCATCGGTCAACACTTTGTCCCTGGACGTGCCTTTGTCCGCGGTGTCGAAATAGGCGAGCCAACCCCCAGTTTTTTGGTCATGAGCGATAAGGAGGTTGACGGTATCTGCGCCCCCGAGGGCGTCGTAGAGGGTAGCAATAGATGTGAAAGTCTGTGCCCCGCCGTCAACGGCAGTCACCTTCAGGGGGATGTGAATCAAGCTGATGCCTGCTGGTATCGACCAGAGATATTCTTCTGCAAGGGTGGACGGTGTGAGCTCCCACAGGAGGACCGTGCCGTCGCGACTCCCACTAGCAAGGGTCCTCCCATCGGGACTAAACGATACGCTCCTGACCCAATCCGTATGCCCGGTGAAGGTGCGTATGTGCATCCCTGTGTTGACATCCCACAGCCGCACCGTTGCGTCGTCACTCCCACTGGCAAGGGTGCTTCCATCCGGACTGAACGATACGCTCCTGACCCAATCCATATGCCCGGTGAGGGTGCGTATGTGCATCCCTGTGTTGACATCCCACAGCCGCGCTGTATCGTCCAAACTCCCACTGGCGAGTGTGTTTCCATCCGGACTGAACGATACGGTACTGACCACAAACGTATGCCCGGTGAGGGTGCGTATGTGCATCCCTGTGTTGACATCCCACAGTCGCACCGTATTGTCGTCACTCCCACTGGCAAGGGTGCTTCCATCCGGACTGAACGCCACGCTATAGACCCAATCCGTATGCCCGGTGAAGGTGCGGGTATGCGCGCCCGTGTTGACATCCCACAGTCGCACCGTATTGTCGTCACTCCCACTGGCGAGTGTGTTTCCATCGGGACTGAACGATACGCTCCTGACCCAATCCGTATGCCCGGTGAGGGTGCGTATGTGCATCCCTGTGTTGACATCCCACAGCCGCACTGTATTGTCCAAACTCCCACTGGCGAGTGTGTTTTCATCGGGACTGAACGATACGCTCCTGACCCAATCCGTGGTCAACAGGGCGACCTCCTGACCGGTGGCGGTATCGTAGAGCCAAATACCGATATTACTCACCACCGCGAGCCGCGTACCATCGGGAGAATACGCGATATTACCAGATATCCTCCCTTTACCGAGACGTGCTGTAGCACCTTCAGGCAAACCCCATCGCGTGTAATCTTGGGCGAGGGTGTTGAGTGAAAATAGGGCTAACAGAATTAGTACAACTACAGTTGTTTTCATGTAAACGGCCCCTTTCTCGGAAGGGGGTTATCATCCTAATATGTCAAGTTTGTGTCAAAAAATGCGCGCGGACGGATATAAAAATCTGCCCCGATCTATATCGCTCGCATATGTGTTTCATGTTGCTCACACCTCATAAACATACTTCAGGATTGCATCTTCGCTCGCAGACACTGTGATCGGCTCACCCCCGATTTCTCCTAGCGCGGTGTCCGGATCCTTCAAGCCATGTCCGGTCAGGCTGCAAACGATTGTTGAGCTCAGCTTGAAATATCCGCTCTGATTCAATTTGATGACGCCAGCAACGGAAGCTGCGGAAGCAGGTTCAACAAACAACCCCTCTAATTTTGCGAGCATCTGATAGGCTTGCAAGATTTCGTCATCCGACACGTAACCGATTAACCCTTTCGATTCGTCCCGCGCTTCCTCCGCAGTCCGCCAACTTGCAGGATTTCCTATCCTAATTGCACTCGCAACTGTCTGCGGTTCCTCAATAGCATGCCCTAAGACTATCGGTGCCGCTTGGGCCGCCTGAAAGCCAAGCATTTTGGGAAGACTCTCTGCCTTGCCGCAGTCGTAATACTCTTTATACCCCTTCCAGTATGCGGTAATATTCCCAGCATTACCAACAGGCATCGCTTGATAATCAGGCACAAAGCCAAGATGGTCAATGACCTCAAAGGCACCTGTCTTCTGTCCTTCAATGCGATAGGGGTTAAGCGAATTTACCAGATGAATTGGGTGCTTTTCGGTAACGTCTCGCACAAGCTGAAGCGCTTTGTCGAAATTTCCATCAACCGCAAGGACTTTTGCATCGTGCATCAACGCCTGTGCCAATTTCCCAAGGGCGATTTCCCCCTTCGGAACGAGTACAATACATTTCAGTTTCGCTTTGGCAGCGTAGGCAGCAGCAGACGCCGACGTGTTGCCAGTTGAGGCACACATTACTGCTTGAGCACCATCCTCAACGGATTTGGAGATAGCAACGGTCATGCCCCGATCTTTGAAGGAGCTCGTCGGATTTAGTCCTTCGCATTTCAGGTAGAGGCGCAGGTCGTTACCAATTGCCTCATTTAAGTTTGTCGCCTCAACGAGGGGGGTATTCCCTTCCTTGAGCGTAATAATTGGGGTTTCTAATGTAACCGGTAGATATGCACGGTAGTGATGAATGACACCGTTCCAGACCATTCGCTGCGATTTCCTTAAAAGGCAACTTCCTCTTCAATGCGGATCAGTCGGCTTGTCC is a genomic window containing:
- the rpmF gene encoding 50S ribosomal protein L32, with translation MAHPKRRTSKSKKRMRRSHHALGEKFVSTCPHCSETILSHRVCPSCGYYNGRVVVKTAEEA
- a CDS encoding DUF177 domain-containing protein, producing the protein MKTLEFIVREISDSQITRREVWVPSAEIDLALEEAHFVADIHGHLELSRRVEDVYVKGSFSASVEVECRCCVEPFATTVSGDIEAQFYPTDVATPSEPWHADTGERYYLGDTIDLSEEVRQSLMLEIPNWPLCSEECKGLCPQCGENRNVVDCGCQISEESSSPFAALADLLDQSDRALEN
- a CDS encoding T9SS type A sorting domain-containing protein produces the protein MTQAVTLRLSGNALGTNGNSTITLNRGTNLVGVPLKDSRIARVSDLFALDGIRDNVPVIIVSDNGAFKTVGRAGDPGDIPITGGQSFILIAREAATMAISGEGWTNVSGTDAAPPMASTGVEVGDTTPVLAVRGSIVSPDPSRRWGILSHHLQSGSGFQVTVKNLSTPIKDRESTTGRAVTGMTGNEGVGYQLTVVDIETGQAAMIGDILEISVQSSEPFVGVQPLWYTVMAEDVKRSWIQLPALVAYEIPVETALLRNYPNPFNPETWIPYRLAEDAFVTLTIYDGGGRVVRRLDVGHRIAAVYESRSKAVYWDGRNELGEPVASGVYFYHLSAGDYTATRRMVIAK
- a CDS encoding threonine synthase, which translates into the protein MVWNGVIHHYRAYLPVTLETPIITLKEGNTPLVEATNLNEAIGNDLRLYLKCEGLNPTSSFKDRGMTVAISKSVEDGAQAVMCASTGNTSASAAAYAAKAKLKCIVLVPKGEIALGKLAQALMHDAKVLAVDGNFDKALQLVRDVTEKHPIHLVNSLNPYRIEGQKTGAFEVIDHLGFVPDYQAMPVGNAGNITAYWKGYKEYYDCGKAESLPKMLGFQAAQAAPIVLGHAIEEPQTVASAIRIGNPASWRTAEEARDESKGLIGYVSDDEILQAYQMLAKLEGLFVEPASAASVAGVIKLNQSGYFKLSSTIVCSLTGHGLKDPDTALGEIGGEPITVSASEDAILKYVYEV